The sequence NNNNNNNNNNNNNNNNNNNNNNNNNNNNNNNNNNNNNNNNNNNNNNNNNNNNNNNNNNNNNNNNNNNNNNNNNNNNNNNNNNNNNNNNNNNNNNNNNNNNNNNNNNNNNNNNNNNNNNNNNNNNNNNNNNNNNNNNNNNNNNNNNNNNNNNNNNNNNNNNNNNNNNNNNNNNNNNNNNNNNNNNNNNNNNNNNNNNNNNNNNNNNNNNNNNNNNNNNNNNNNNNNNNNNNNNNNNNNNNNNNNNNNNNNNNNNNNNNNNNNNNNNNNNNNNNNNNNNNNNNNNNNNNNNNNNNNNNNNNNNNNNNNNNNNNNNNNNNNNNNNNNNNNNNNNNNNNNNNNNNNNNNNNNNNNNNNNNNNNNNNNNNNNNNNNNNNNNNNNNNNNNNNNNNNNNNNNNNNNNNNNNNNNNNNNNNNNNNNNNNNNNNNNNNNNNNNNNNNNNNNNNNNNNNNNNNNNNNNNNNNNNNNNNNNNNNNNNNNNNNNNNNNNNNNNNNNNNNNNNNNNNNNNNNNNNNNNNNNNNNNNNNNNNNNNNNNNNNNNNNNNNNNNNNNNNNNNNNNNNNNNNNNNNNNNNNNNNNNNNNNNNNNNNNNNNNNNNNNNNNNNNNAATGATACTACTATTACCCAGGTGATACATGTTCAGGATACAACTGCTCCGGTATTTGCTGTGGCCGCCCCGGCTGATACTACGGTAGATTGTAACAGTGTACCTGCCCAACCAGTGATCACTGCTACAGACAACTGTTCTGTAACGCCAAATATCACTGTGGTGAGGAACGAAGTACGCACTAACGGTACTTGTCCTAATACTTATATCCTCACCCGTACCTGGACTGCTACAGATGAATGTGGTAATGATACCACCATCACCCAGGTGATCAACGTAAGAGATACGGCTGCACCGAGATTCGATGTAGTAGCGCCAGCAGACACCACCGTGGATTGTAACAGCGTTCCGGCTCAACCGGTGATCAATGCTACCGATAACTGCTCTGCAACAGGTAATATCACCATAACCAGGAACGAGGTTCGCACCAATGGATCTTGCGCTAACAGCTACACCCTCACCCGTACATGGACGGCTGTTGATGAATGTGGTAATGATACCACTATCACGCAGGTGATCAACGTAAGGGATACGGCTGCACCGAGATTCGATGTAGTAGCACCTGCTGACACCACTGTGAATTGTGATGCAGTTCCTGCTCAGCCGGTGTTCAATGCTACCGATAACTGCTCTGCTACCGGTAATATTACCATAACCAGGAATGAGGTTCGTACCAACGGTACCTGCGCTAACAGCTACACCCTCACCCGTACATGGACAGCTGTAGACGAATGTGGTAATGACACCACCATCACTCAGATCAT is a genomic window of Chitinophaga niabensis containing:
- a CDS encoding HYR-like domain-containing protein translates to NDTTITQVIHVQDTTAPVFAVAAPADTTVDCNSVPAQPVITATDNCSVTPNITVVRNEVRTNGTCPNTYILTRTWTATDECGNDTTITQVINVRDTAAPRFDVVAPADTTVDCNSVPAQPVINATDNCSATGNITITRNEVRTNGSCANSYTLTRTWTAVDECGNDTTITQVINVRDTAAPRFDVVAPADTTVNCDAVPAQPVFNATDNCSATGNITITRNEVRTNGTCANSYTLTRTWTAVDECGNDTTITQIIHVQDTTAPVFTVIVPADTTVDCNSVPAQAVITATDNCSATGNITITRNEVRTNGTCANSYTLTRTWTAVDECGNDTTITQVVHVQDTTAPVVTTIIPAARTVDCDAVPVQEDITATDNCSAVPNISVVKNEVRTNGACA